The following are from one region of the Melaminivora suipulveris genome:
- the hemE gene encoding uroporphyrinogen decarboxylase, with protein MTTASSSFAPLQNDTFLRACRRQATEYTPLWLMRQAGRYLPEYKATRARAGSFMGLATNVDYATEVTLQPLERFALDASILFSDILTVPDAMGLGLSFAEGEGPRFAHTVRTEDDVAQLAVPDMDKLRYVFDAVASIRRALNGRVPLIGFSGSPWTLACYMVEGRGSDDYRQVKSLMYSRPDLMHRILEVNADAVAQYLNAQIDAGAQAVMVFDSWGGVLADGCFQRFSLAYTQRVLGQLKRHGADGQDVPRIVFTKGGGIWLDEMNQLDCEVLGLDWTANLGRARAVVGGQAGGPGKALQGNLDPNVLFAPPDAVAREARAVLDSFGQPHTDSATCGPTHIFNLGHGISQFTPPEHVTALVEAVHNHSRAMRRA; from the coding sequence ATGACTACCGCCAGCTCCTCCTTCGCGCCCCTGCAAAACGACACCTTTCTGCGCGCCTGCCGCCGCCAGGCCACCGAGTACACCCCTCTGTGGCTGATGCGCCAGGCCGGGCGCTACCTGCCCGAGTACAAGGCCACGCGCGCGCGCGCGGGCAGCTTCATGGGCCTGGCGACCAACGTCGACTACGCCACCGAAGTCACGCTGCAGCCCCTGGAGCGCTTCGCGCTGGACGCGTCCATCCTGTTTTCCGACATCCTGACGGTGCCCGACGCCATGGGCCTGGGCCTGTCGTTCGCCGAGGGCGAAGGCCCGCGCTTTGCCCACACCGTGCGCACCGAGGACGACGTGGCGCAGCTTGCCGTGCCCGACATGGACAAGCTGCGCTATGTCTTCGACGCCGTGGCCAGCATCCGCCGCGCCTTGAACGGCCGTGTGCCGCTGATCGGCTTTTCCGGCAGCCCATGGACGCTGGCCTGCTACATGGTCGAGGGCCGGGGCAGCGACGACTACCGGCAGGTCAAGAGCCTGATGTATTCGCGGCCGGATCTGATGCACCGCATCCTGGAGGTCAACGCCGACGCCGTCGCACAATACCTGAACGCGCAGATCGACGCCGGCGCGCAGGCCGTGATGGTTTTCGACAGCTGGGGCGGGGTGCTGGCTGATGGCTGCTTTCAGCGCTTCAGCCTGGCCTACACCCAGCGCGTGCTGGGCCAGCTCAAGCGCCACGGCGCCGATGGCCAGGACGTGCCGCGCATCGTCTTCACCAAGGGCGGCGGCATCTGGCTGGACGAGATGAACCAGCTCGATTGCGAGGTGCTGGGCCTGGACTGGACGGCCAACCTGGGCCGCGCACGCGCGGTGGTGGGCGGCCAGGCCGGCGGCCCCGGCAAGGCGCTGCAGGGCAATCTGGACCCGAATGTGCTGTTCGCCCCGCCCGATGCGGTGGCGCGCGAGGCGCGCGCCGTGCTCGACAGCTTCGGCCAGCCGCACACCGATTCGGCCACCTGCGGCCCCACGCACATCTTCAACCTGGGCCACGGTATCAGCCAGTTCACCCCGCCCGAGCACGTCACGGCGCTGGTCGAGGCGGTGCACAACCATTCGCGCGCCATGCGCCGCGCTTGA
- a CDS encoding L,D-transpeptidase family protein — MRRFTLRPALTCAALAAALPLWSLPSIGAVQPPPTPRAAAADAPTPLAQELRYKMQSPQVRELQVRLRQAKFLAVVDVEDRFGQLTREAVIKLQKDARLRPTGVVDAATWAQLAARSRTPTQAELNNTDIGPWFVAPNEPAFMMELQHRLKQTGLYQGSADGVFDDATRQAIAAWRTRIGLPASEVMDERTWTPLLRRTRLPRYADLFAAPPASSSTQELDPRCTSGRVICISRQQKKMSLVDNGKIRFTREARFAMPGWESDEGEFRIWYMNHETVSKIFGERTPMPYAIFYDRNVAVHYSQDFADKGYAGGSHGCSQLRDYQVAKWLYEQVKVGDRVVVY, encoded by the coding sequence ATGCGCCGCTTCACGCTCCGCCCTGCCCTCACCTGCGCCGCCCTGGCCGCCGCCCTGCCCCTGTGGTCGCTGCCCTCCATTGGCGCCGTGCAACCGCCCCCCACGCCGCGCGCCGCCGCTGCCGATGCGCCCACACCGCTGGCGCAGGAGCTGCGCTACAAGATGCAGTCGCCCCAGGTGCGCGAGCTGCAGGTGCGGCTGCGCCAGGCCAAATTCCTGGCCGTGGTGGACGTGGAGGATCGCTTCGGCCAGCTCACGCGCGAGGCGGTCATCAAGCTGCAAAAAGACGCCAGGCTGCGCCCCACCGGCGTGGTCGATGCCGCCACCTGGGCGCAGCTCGCCGCACGCTCGCGCACGCCGACCCAGGCAGAGCTGAACAACACCGACATCGGCCCCTGGTTCGTCGCCCCCAACGAGCCGGCCTTCATGATGGAGTTGCAGCACCGCCTGAAGCAGACCGGGCTGTACCAGGGCTCGGCGGATGGCGTCTTCGACGACGCCACGCGCCAGGCGATTGCCGCCTGGCGCACGCGCATCGGCCTGCCGGCCAGCGAGGTCATGGACGAGCGCACCTGGACGCCGCTCCTTCGCCGCACCCGCCTGCCGCGCTACGCCGATCTGTTTGCCGCGCCGCCGGCCAGCAGCAGCACGCAGGAGCTCGATCCGCGCTGCACCAGCGGCCGGGTGATCTGCATCTCGCGCCAGCAGAAAAAGATGTCCCTGGTGGACAACGGCAAGATCCGCTTCACGCGCGAGGCGCGCTTTGCCATGCCGGGCTGGGAGAGCGACGAGGGCGAGTTCCGCATCTGGTACATGAACCACGAGACGGTCTCGAAGATCTTCGGCGAGCGCACGCCCATGCCGTACGCCATCTTCTACGACCGCAACGTGGCCGTGCACTATTCGCAGGACTTCGCCGACAAGGGCTACGCCGGCGGCTCGCATGGCTGCAGCCAGCTGCGCGACTACCAGGTCGCCAAGTGGCTCTACGAACAGGTCAAGGTGGGCGACCGGGTAGTCGTGTACTGA